The DNA window CGCCCTCTTCGACGGTGAGATCGACGTTTCGCAGTGCGGCCGTCCGGCCGTAGCGGACGGTGAGGTCCGAGATGACGAGAAGACTCATGCGTCGTCGCCCTCGTCGTCGGGGCCGAGGTATGCCTCGATCACCCGGGAGTCCCGGCGGGCCTCGGCCGCGAGGCCCTGGAAGATCGTCCGGCCGTAGTCGAGCACGTGGAGCCTGTCGCAGAGTCGCATCACCAGGCGCATGTCGTGTTCGATCACGAGGAGGCCACAGCCGAGTTCGGCCCGCACGGTCTCCAGGCGACCGAGGAGGTCATCGCTCTCCTCCTCGTTGAGGCCCGCGGCGGGCTCGTCGAGCATCACGAGGTTCGGTGCCGTGGCTAGCGCCCGGGCGATACCGACGCGCCGTTCCGCACCGTAGGGCAACTCGCCGGCGAGACGGTCCGACAGCGCGACCAGTTCGAGCAGTTCGAGGAGGTCGTCGGCACGGCCCCGGGCTTCGCGTGTGTTGACGCCCGAACCGAGGGCGGCGACCTCGACGTTCTCTCTCACGGAGAGATCGGCGAAGAGGCGAACGCCCTGGAAGGTTCGCGTGACGCCGTTGCGAGCCAGCCGGTCGGCCGGCCATCTCGACACGTCGATGCCGTCGAGACCCACCGAACCGGCGGTGAGGGGTTGGAAGCCCGTAAGGGCGTTGACGAGGGTGGTCTTGCCCGCCCCGTTGGGACCGATGAGACCGAGGATCTCTCCCTGCCGGAACTCGAGGTCGACCTCGTCGACGGCCCTGACCCCTGCGAAGTGGACGCAGACTCCATCGGCTCGCAGGGCCGCCCCTCCGCCCGCTGTGGGGCGGAGGGGCGACTCCATGGAGGGGACCTGCGTCATCTCGGGTCTTCGCTGCCGACGGGCCTGCTCAGCTCAACAGGCCGAGTCGGGGACGAGGCTCGGTGTCACGTACTCGACGAACGACGGGACGCCGCCCTGAATCTCGACGATCGCCATGTTGCGGCCGAGCGGGATGTGACAGGTGTCGGTGAAGGTCGTCGGACCGACCAGGGTCGGCTCGTCGGTGAAGCTCTCGATGGCGCTTGCCAGCGCCTCGGTGTCCGTGGAATCGGCCATCTCGGCGGCGCGCGCCACGATCTCGACGATCTGCTGGCCGAACAGCGCGTAGATCGCCCCGCCAGCCGGGTCGACGAACTCGAGGAACGTATTCACATCCGCGTTCGGGTCGTCACCGGCCGACGAGACCATCGTCGGGTAGTAGAAGTCCGACAGGTCCGGGGTGGACTCGAGCCAGAAGGTCCCGTCGTAGCCGGCGCCGCCGATGATCGGAAGGTCGATGCCGCCTGTGCGGATCTGACGGATGGCGCTCGCCCCACCCGGCGGGTACGAGCATGCGATGAGCACGTCGGCATCGGATGCGGCGATCGAGCTCACCTGGGAGTTGATGGACGCGTCGGAGTTGAGGAACGTCTCACGACCGGCGATCGAGCCGCCGAGTCCGGTCCAGACCTCTTCGAAGAAGTCGCACAGCGAGGTGGAATACTCGATGCTCGTGTCGACGAGGAGGAATGCGTTGGACCAGCCCTTGGTGTTGTAGCCCCATTCGGCCGCTGCAGCGCCCTCGGTGGGGGTGCCCTGGTAGACGTTGAAGTGAAGGTCGCCCAGACCCTCGTACCCGAACTCCGGCGCGCCGGCGCCACCCATCGAGATGAGCCCGGCGTTCGCCGCAGCCAGTGCCGCCGCGGCACCGAAGTCGTAGTCCGCGGTCGTGACGATCAGATCGGCACCGTCGGCGATGAGGCTCTCGGTGACCGCCTCCACCTGGGTGACGTCGGTCATGTGGTCGGCGATCATGAGCTCGGCCATCCGACCGTTGATGCCGCCCGCGGCGTTGACCTGCTCGATGGCGTACTCCATGCCCTTCATGACTTCGCTGTCGTAGAGCTCGAAGCCACCGGACTCGGCGATTGCCGCGCCGAAGACGAACGGCTCGTCATCCATCGGCTCCTCGGACCCGTCGTCGGCCGGTTCCTCGGTGCCGTCGTCGGCCGGTTCTTCCGTGCCGTCGTCGCTGGGCGTGTCCGCCCCGTCGTCGCCGGCGGCCGTGTCGTCGTCATCTCCGCATGCTGCGGCGATGAGCGCGAGCACGAGCAGCAGTGCAAGCAGCTTCCTCATGATGGCTCCCTCCTGGACCCGACGTCGCCGGTCACCCGACGGCGCAGAGGCCCAACGAATGTGAAATTCACCGCCTGACTATGCCACGCCGACGAATATCGCACCAGAGCTAGCGATGAACGCCCTATTTCGTTTCCCGTCAGAAGTCTGACGATGAATGTCGCCCCCGCGGCTGGCTAGGGTGGCGGCCATGGACGCACGACGCTGGGGACGCGACGCCACACCGGAGCTCGCCGGTGGCGCCCTCGACGGGGTGGTCGGCCTGCTGCCGGTGGGGGCGACCGAACAACACGGACCACATCTGCCGACGGCGACCGACTCGATCATCGCTGAGCACCTGTGTGTGGCCACGGCTTCGGCGGTGCCGGACACGATCGTGTTGCCGACGATCACCTTCGGGGCGAGCGCGGGACATGGTCGGCTGCTCGCCGGGACGATCGGCGTGACCGGAGCACAACTCGCGGACCTCGTCGTGACGATTGCGACGGAGGCGGCCCGCTCGGGGCTGCGGCGGATCCTCGCGGTCAACGCACACTTCGGGAACGGCGCGGCCCTGGACCTCGCCCGGGACCACATCCGCCTCGAGCGTCCAGATCTGCGGTTCGGCGTCATCCACTGGTGGACCCTGGGCGCCGAGCTCACAGCGGAGATGACCGCCGACGGTGCCGACGTCCACGCCAACCGGGCCGAGACCTCCGTGATGATGGCGATCGCACCTGAGACGGTGCATCTCGACCGCGTCGCCGACGCCGACGATCCGGACCGCACCGACGGTCTCGTGTTCGGCTACACGGCTGCGTCGCTGTCGACGAACGGCGTCACAGGGCGGCCGTCGGAGGCGACCGCCGAGCTCGGTGACCGCCTGGTCGGGCTGGCGGTCACGCAGCTCGTCGACGTCGTGGCCCGGGCGAAGACCGAAGAACCCCCTCTGTCGGATCACCGTCCCCGAGGGGCGTGAGCCTCGGCATGAGGCGACATTCTCGACCGAGATCACTCTGCGCATGTCCAAGAGTGAGCGGCGACGCGCGTCCTCGGAATCAGCCCAGCGCCTCCTCGAGCGTGTGAATGAGCTGGTCGATGTCGGCGCCGGTGTTGTAGACGTGCGGTGAGATTCGGAGGGTCTGGCCGCGAACGCTCACGTACACGTTGGCCGTCGCGAGGTACTCGACCAGATCGGCTGGAATTCCGTCGCTGAGGGAGATGCCGAGGATGTGTCCAGCGCGCTCGTCCCCGTCGAGGCAAGTCAGTCCGAAGCCATTGGCCCACCGGGCGATCTCAGCGTTGCGGGCCGCGATCGTCGCCGCGATCTCGTCCACCCCCCACTCGAGGACCAGCTCCAGCGCCGCAACCAGTGCCGGAATCGTGTGGAAGTTCGCCGACTCCCCGACATCGAAGCGACGAGCGCCCGGTTGGTAGCCATCGCGGTAGTCGACCAGACGTCTGAAGTCTGCGCTGTCACTGCGGGAAATCCAGTTGAACTCGATGGGTTTGCCCGCCTGGCGATGGGGCGCCACGTACATGAATCCCGCGCTATAGGGACCGAGGAGCCACTTGTACGCCGCGGCCACCAGAAAATCGGGCGCGAGCGCCTCGACATCGATCGGGAGCGCGCCGACGGACTGCGTGACATCGAGGACGAGGCTCGACCCCGTCGCCCTGCAGCAACGCGTGACCTCCTCCAGATCGAGCAGAGCTCCATCCGCCCAGTGGCAGTGCGGCACCGCGACCACCGCCGTCCGCTCGTCGATCGCGGAGGTGACTGCAGAGGTGATGCCACCGTCGCGAGGGCGGGGCACGGTCACCAGCCGGGCACCGGCCGCGGCCGCCACCTCCTGCCATACGTACACGTTGGACGGGAACTGCTCCGCGAGCACCACGATCGACTGGCCGCCACCAACTGGGAGATTCCGGGCGGCGACCGCCAGGCCATAGCTCGCTGCCGGGATCAGCGCGACGTCATCGGCACGGGCATGGATGATGCGGGCGAATAGTCCCCGAGCTGCCTCTGGCCCAGAGAAGAAATCGTCTGGTACGAGTTCCCATGGCCGCGCCTTGCGCTCAGCTCCGCTGCGCGCTGCCTCCACCACGGCGTAAGAGAGCGGAGCCATGTAGGCACAGTTCAGGTAGGCGACGCCGTCGGGTATGTCGAAGAGATGTCGCTGAGCGGGAATCATGGAATCGGAGGGGAGTCGGTTCGTTCCTGTCGTCGGCGCCGCGGTCAGCGTTCGGGTTCGAACCAGGCGATGCGGTCGTTGCGGCCACTGGAGATCCACAGGTCGTCGCCGACATACAGGGCCGTGGCGGCGGTGCCGAAGATCTCGTGGTCCAGCCGGACGAGTTCACGGACCTCGAGGGTGTCCGGGTCGATCTCGATGGCCGAGAACGGGAAGTTGCAGCTGTCGTCCACCTGGAGGCGGGCGAACACCTCGTCAGGGGTGACGAGCGACCCGACAGTCAGCAACGTGTCGTCGCTGCTCCACTTGACGTTGTCCACCATCATCTCGACGGGGATCGTGGTGCGCTGCACCGGCTCCACACCCCGGGAGATGCGGACGAACTCGCGGGTCGCCCACGAGCACACGTAGTACCAGGCGTTGTCCGGTGAGACCTCGACACCGTTGGGCGAGGCGAGCGCGCTGTCGGGGACGTCGGTCCAGCCGACACCGGCGTGCCACTCCTTGAGGTTGCCGCTGACCTCGCCCCGGCAGACCTTGTCGAAGGCCTCGGGGTCACGAAGGTCCAGGAAGTTGGTGGCGACGATGCCGCCGTCGAGCAGCGGGGCGACGGCGTTGCCCCACAC is part of the Acidimicrobiales bacterium genome and encodes:
- a CDS encoding ABC transporter substrate-binding protein is translated as MRKLLALLLVLALIAAACGDDDDTAAGDDGADTPSDDGTEEPADDGTEEPADDGSEEPMDDEPFVFGAAIAESGGFELYDSEVMKGMEYAIEQVNAAGGINGRMAELMIADHMTDVTQVEAVTESLIADGADLIVTTADYDFGAAAALAAANAGLISMGGAGAPEFGYEGLGDLHFNVYQGTPTEGAAAAEWGYNTKGWSNAFLLVDTSIEYSTSLCDFFEEVWTGLGGSIAGRETFLNSDASINSQVSSIAASDADVLIACSYPPGGASAIRQIRTGGIDLPIIGGAGYDGTFWLESTPDLSDFYYPTMVSSAGDDPNADVNTFLEFVDPAGGAIYALFGQQIVEIVARAAEMADSTDTEALASAIESFTDEPTLVGPTTFTDTCHIPLGRNMAIVEIQGGVPSFVEYVTPSLVPDSAC
- a CDS encoding aminotransferase class V-fold PLP-dependent enzyme, with translation MIPAQRHLFDIPDGVAYLNCAYMAPLSYAVVEAARSGAERKARPWELVPDDFFSGPEAARGLFARIIHARADDVALIPAASYGLAVAARNLPVGGGQSIVVLAEQFPSNVYVWQEVAAAAGARLVTVPRPRDGGITSAVTSAIDERTAVVAVPHCHWADGALLDLEEVTRCCRATGSSLVLDVTQSVGALPIDVEALAPDFLVAAAYKWLLGPYSAGFMYVAPHRQAGKPIEFNWISRSDSADFRRLVDYRDGYQPGARRFDVGESANFHTIPALVAALELVLEWGVDEIAATIAARNAEIARWANGFGLTCLDGDERAGHILGISLSDGIPADLVEYLATANVYVSVRGQTLRISPHVYNTGADIDQLIHTLEEALG
- a CDS encoding creatininase family protein → MDARRWGRDATPELAGGALDGVVGLLPVGATEQHGPHLPTATDSIIAEHLCVATASAVPDTIVLPTITFGASAGHGRLLAGTIGVTGAQLADLVVTIATEAARSGLRRILAVNAHFGNGAALDLARDHIRLERPDLRFGVIHWWTLGAELTAEMTADGADVHANRAETSVMMAIAPETVHLDRVADADDPDRTDGLVFGYTAASLSTNGVTGRPSEATAELGDRLVGLAVTQLVDVVARAKTEEPPLSDHRPRGA
- a CDS encoding ABC transporter ATP-binding protein — protein: MESPLRPTAGGGAALRADGVCVHFAGVRAVDEVDLEFRQGEILGLIGPNGAGKTTLVNALTGFQPLTAGSVGLDGIDVSRWPADRLARNGVTRTFQGVRLFADLSVRENVEVAALGSGVNTREARGRADDLLELLELVALSDRLAGELPYGAERRVGIARALATAPNLVMLDEPAAGLNEEESDDLLGRLETVRAELGCGLLVIEHDMRLVMRLCDRLHVLDYGRTIFQGLAAEARRDSRVIEAYLGPDDEGDDA